GAAATTCTTGGCCATGCAATCAACCAACCAAGCCTAATAAATCCCATTTGATACGCCTTCTGATTCTGCTGTGGCCCTCTTTATGATTTTGTGTCTTCTCACCTCATACAAGACCACTTAAAATGCTTCCACCCAAAACCATCCTGTTCCAGTTACCACCAGAGTAATGTATTATTGCCACTTTCTGGTCATGGCGTAGTGGGGCAAAGCTGACTTTGGACTCACTGTGTACCCCAAgtaaaccttgaacttgtggtctttCTGCTCTAGCCTCTGAAATCGCTGGAGTTGCAGACCTGCACAAGGAGGCCAGAATGAGTCCCTTGGTAGAATCTGTGGTGTTTAATCCTTCCTGAGCAGATAGGCGTTCAGTTTACAATAAATTGATACAGAtggatagattagatagatagatagatagatagatagatagatagatagatgtatacatatataatacatatatatatatatatatatatatatatatatatatatatatatatccttggcaggtgtagtggcacatgcctttaatcccaacactggtgaggcagggggatctctgctAATTCAAGAGCAGCATGATCTACTTTGGAAGTTCTGGGTTAgtcaaagctacatagtaagaccctgcatCCAAAgtaaataaagtgtgtgtgtgtatgtttggtggCATGTTGATGACAATGCTTGTCCAAATGGTAAGTCAGAAAATATGAACCCTTATCCCATTTGTAGATTTATCTCATTTTGAAGATTTCTAGCGCTAGGTAACTTAACGTTAGTAAATGACTGGCCCATATATGTCTAAAAGCAATTTCCAAGATCACACCGTAACCCACCCCAAAAGGTTTTGAAAAACTTTGTGCTAAATGACACACTCACAAACTACTGATACTAAAAGGTGAGGGCATATGGCCCAGGCCCTACTCTTAGCTTCCTCTCATGATGCCCATTAGACATTAGCGCCTTCCTACCTAATGAATTGAAACGGGAGGAAGGACATGGGTTACTGAGGTGGAGGTACACAGTGACCAATATACAAGGTGTACATATGAGAAactgtaaaaatatataaaccaatacaaactttttaaaaagtctgaaataaataaatacaaatagggctagcaagatggttcagtcCTTAACATATTTGAGTGACAAAACACCCTCATGTTTTTGTAAGTGAATTTGGTAGATTATATGATTGACTAGTGGGGTTTCAGAGGTTGGCCCACACACAATGATGTCATCACCAGGAGTATATGTTCATATTCAGTATAACTACATATTAGTATGGAAGCAATTGCtaatatttttatctaaaatattaAGAGTGTTCATCCCAAACCATTTTTGGTACAACTGCTAATAACTCATATTAATTCAGGTAGTAGTAATGAAATTATCTTGTTTATAagcttttcatttaaaacatttttcttcctggGAACACCTCCTAGTGTGAAAGCTGTCCAAAGATAATAGCACATCAATTCCGAAGTGAAATAGATTTGAGATCCCAACATGCTCCCAGCAGGAAGGGGTCGTTTATCTGTATCACTAACATACGATGTCACAGCTAGAATCCTTACATATTTGTTCTTTGGCTTCAATGTCAAAATATAGAATTTACATCCTTAGATTGACTACTTCCTTGGGAGATGTTTCATTTTCTtgcctaaaatatttttatttaaagtttgtaacaaaattaactttctaTAATATTAAGAGACAGCTTAGaatgtaaatatttctattttatagttATATTGTATATTACTAACAataaaagttttataattaaatttattacaATATTACCTTTGTATGGACACCAAAATTATCCATTTTGAACAAGCCAATTCTTAGAATATTTACATACTCCGACTTGTACACgagtctacatttttttttctagaatcatgtgtttttaaaaattaacatataaaatggCCAGGGTACAAACAATGGTCTGGGGTTTTCACTTACTAACAAGACACTAAGAGTGTTTGTTATTTCTGAACTGTTTTGTCTTCCCAGTTAACCCTGGAGACTGGCCTTTCAGTTTTGAAGTCCCATTTGCTAATTTGTACTCTTAGTTATAGCCTGCATAACATGCTGCCTCTGCCTAACTACCGGTTGAGGGACTTGGTCTTAAACTAGTGTTCTGTACACTTTTAACTCTCCCCTGAGCAGTTAAGCACTCAGCAGCGTTTCTCCTGCTTACACCCTGGAAAGCCTGTTTTAAGAGAAATTCTAAAGGATCAAAGAAATGACTTGAACAGTAATAGTAAGAATTCactgtgggtttttctttttcaattatgtTGGCATTCTGTTCCCTCTGAACTTGAGTGACAGAATTTTTTTTAGTGTGTTGTTTTGTAGATCACAAGGGACCCCTGCTGTGACCTTTGCCAGGGTGTGGTAGTGCTGCCTAGGTGGCCAGCCCTGGGAAGATGGCCTTGACTGCCAGGTCTTTGTCCTCACCAGTTtcaaagaaggagaaaaactAGGAGAATGCAGGGCTGCAGAAGGAAATATTTCTATTCCCTGTTTCTCAGAAAGCAGATGATAAAGGAAACAAGGGCATTgggtttgtttttaggttttaaaatatttgtaatggCACTTGCCACAAGAGTCTCTGCtagtaaggaaaaataaataaattttagagcCATCTATAAATTGGTAAACTTTTTAAGGCAAAAACACATTAAGAATGTTCCAAACGGGAAGGTTGATGAGTAGAAATTGTATTATCTATTTAGTGAAGCAAAGCATCAGGGGAAGTTTATACATCTAAAGTGAACTGTTATGTGGATTTGTCCGTGGTTCAGAAATCTAAATGTTAAATTTAAGAAGAACGGAGAACCACCTAATGAAGGTTCTGGTGTAATAAGAAGTGCCATTGGTGGAAGTTCCAGAAGTGTGTGGAAACACAGATGCTAGAGAATTTAGACTGGGAGAATTTTCCAGAAGTGTGTGGAAACATGGATGCTAGAGAAAGGAGACTAGGAAATACAATGCATGCTGGTGCCCCAGTATACTGTAAAGTTAGGTGCATCGACATGGTagatgtttaaaaacaacaatgacattAGAAATAGCCAATAATTAGGGCAGAGTTCTTAAAACAGGAACCCAAAggtacaataaaataaaaaaaaattcaaggatgTTGAAGGTTAAAAAAGTGAAACAACGAAAAAAAGCCTGAAAATATAATGacataaaaaaaagtaaatgatatTCAAGCTTGTCCAGGTCTGATGGATTGAGCCTTGAATTATAtaaatttcctttcttctaagTTAACTACTTGGAGTACACTATGGGcagtgactttcttttttttttttcttactcgaaatcatttatttaatgataataataactgATGAGAATTTAGTCCTGAAAACTTCGCAGatgaagcctgggctacataagaaaacGCTATATAGTTTCTTCTGATAAGCTGAGGCAGGATAGGGTATGTGCTATCTCTTCAGGGCTCTATTTGGTCTCAGTGAGTATGCTGGCAAGAGAAGCATCTGTCTCAGTGGCCATGTCCTTCAACACATCTGGGACAGTCCCATCTTCTTTCACATCTTCAGGAACTTCTCCTGCATATACTTTGCTAACTAATTCCAGCCCGATATCAAGTTTCTTCCCATTACTGGTATCATATAAATAGATTTTTGGCCAACTTGAGTTTCCAGTCCGGACACAGCTAGAGATCTTGGCGATCAATGGCTTGGAGTCAGCAAAATGAGTGAGTCTCAAAAACTCATCTAGAGCTTCCTCTTCCCACTGTTCACCTGAGGGGTCAATTTGTGCCAGACTGCATTCTATTGCTTGAAAGGGAAGGCTCAGGAAGTCACTCCTGAGAGCCCTGAGTTCCTTCAGTGGGCGATCTCCATTATTTCCCCAGTCTACAAAATAGACATCCCAGTTCCCATTTTCCAGTGTAGCAAGAATCTGCGCTCGATACCAGGAACCATCTGCAGAATAACGTGCTGCTACAATGTCTCCTACCTGCACAGTCAAGTCTTTAGGCAGACTATTTTCATAGTGCTGGTCCATCTCAATGAGAAGTTGATCCAACTGGTGGCTGTGGGAGCCAATGATTTGGATCCAGAAGTGGGTAGGGCGTTCATAAGCAGAAATGTAGATGTCTAGACCCTCATCCTTATGGAAACTGAAGTCAGGACTGGGAACTTTAATCATGGACATCTCTGGACTGTTCTGGGCACCAGAATTCTCAAGGCTGTCATTCCAATGTTCCTCCTCCCAGAAACTTTCTTCTGGTCCTGCAGCAACCATATCACCAGCACCTTTGCAGCAAAAAAACTCGATGGGTACAAGTGGCATCAAGGGGTCATTCCATGAAGCTTCTTCACCAGCTCCATCTAGCTCCATCACtgagagtttcagaacagccaggcctCCACTGACAAACCCCTGGCGATCAGCAGGAACTCCCGTCTTCACCAGAGTGATGCTGCTGTATATGGGTTGTGACTTTCTAAGATAGGGTCTTTTGAATTGACTTGCTCATGTTATACAGTCTTGATAGGAATATGTCTAACTGAACCCCATGTGTAACTGAATCCTCCATCCTTTATTTCAGGGGTTTCACAGAGTTTCAGGGCCAACATCCTAGGGTGATAGATCTATTTCCCAATCAATTGTAAAGTCATTGTAAATAATTGTACAGGGCATCTCTGGGTATGTATAGAGAATAAGTTGCTTGAAGGTAAGAAACACAAACAGCTTCAAATAACAGTGAATCGTTTTCAGGGGCCAATGATATAACTCattgagtaaagtgcttgccatgcaggcattgagacctgagttcagcccTTCACATCCCTGGGAAAGCTGGGTGGGGTGGTGCTTGCTTTCATCTTTGTGTTAGAGAGGCTAAGAAAGTTGGGCCAGCATAGAAAGGGCCAGCCCTGGGTCCCAGTGAGAGATAGCCATCTCAAAACACAGTGGTTGACTCCTGAGACATGGCACCAACGTTGACCTCTGCCAACGTATGACggcacacatatgtatgttcacacatgcctgcacatacacacatacacatgcacacaaaatggTTGCTTTTCCGTATgagtttactttctttcctttctgtttattcATTATCTGTAAGAATTTCGTATCTCTTCGCATCATTATATAAGGCCCTGTTCTGTTTTTCAACTTGTCATCAGCTATGAACACCTTAAGTACACACCAGATAGATAATGTAAAATTTGGAACTTAATACTGAAGACTTTAAAGACTAGGGGATGGGTTTTAAGTGTTGAGAATGCTTAGGTTGTAGTTCCTATCATCTGTCAGGAATAATTCATTTCAAATGCTGACAAACTTTTTGTCTAATACTCTTTCTGCAGTACTTAATGAAGACTTGAGGGCCACAGATAATTAAATGAGTAGCAGCAGGTAACGTGAAAATAGCCAGTCACAGTGAAATGTTAGATATTTTCGTCTGTTTTACAAGTGTCATAAAATGAATCCCAAGAAGCCAAGCCATTGTTTTGGCACCAGTTATAAATTAACTGTTTCGAACTCAGGACCTAATTTTACCCTCCATGCATTTCCAGGTAAATTTAATCCACAAGTATGGGATGCATTTGCCTTAGATCTAAAAATGTCATTTTGGGAAAGGCGTTTGATGTCCAGGAAATCTTGTGAGACCTTTAATAAGCCTCTTAAATCCGGAGAGTTATGTTTTGCCGGAAGCAAAAGGAACCTATGCCTTGAGTTTTTCTTACCTCTTAAGTGAAACCTGGTTACCGAAAAGATTGCCAATCTGGTCAAATGCAGCTGGACTCATTGGCATGTTACTGAAATCAGAGCTTCTAATGTGAAGAAATAGCAATCAGCATATAGCCTGGAAACCTCTTATAGATTCTCCCACAAGGTCAATGAGGGCAGGGAAGtaagacattttatttaaacaGTTTAATGTAAATCACCCTCTTTGCCCAACAAAGACCCTAAAGAAGAGGATCAACAGAGCCTGTGTGGTAGTGACATCCACCCTATAGTGTAGAAGAGATACACACTATACCATAGAGTGCAGTAGATGAGCACTATGCAATAGTGCACAGTAGAGGTTCACTGTAAGATGGTATATAGTAGATAATGCACTGTACGATAGCCTACAGTAGATGCTTGCACTATGCGATGGTGTACAGTAGATGTTCATATTACACGATGACGTACAGTAGATGCGCACTGTAACATGGCCTACAGGAGATGCACACTGTACAGTAGTGTACAATACAATAGAAATATTTTCCATGCATCTTTTATGTCATTATTAGAGCCTTCAAATGTGCCTTAGGGACAGGAGCCAAACACCAACTGCTACACTCTTTATTCTGATCATTTTGATTGTTAATCTCTAAAAAGGTTTTTAATATAGTGTAAACATTGAGGAAAACAAACTGTTTTCTATGGTGATAACCACATATGTAGTTAggctaattaaaattttattcag
The Cricetulus griseus strain 17A/GY chromosome 1 unlocalized genomic scaffold, alternate assembly CriGri-PICRH-1.0 chr1_1, whole genome shotgun sequence genome window above contains:
- the LOC103160643 gene encoding LOW QUALITY PROTEIN: tudor and KH domain-containing protein-like isoform X2 (The sequence of the model RefSeq protein was modified relative to this genomic sequence to represent the inferred CDS: substituted 1 base at 1 genomic stop codon); this translates as MPMSPAAFDQIGNLFGNQVSLKSSITLVKTGVPADRQGFVSGGLAVLKLSVMELDGAGEEASWNDPLMPLVPIEFFCCKGAGDMVAAGPEESFWEEEHWNDSLENSGAQNSPEMSMIKVPSPDFSFHKDEGLDIYISAYERPTHFWIQIIGSHSHQLDQLLIEMDQHYENSLPKDLTVQVGDIVAARYSADGSWYRAQILATLENGNWDVYFVDWGNNGDRPLKELRALRSDFLSLPFQAIECSLAQIDPSGEQWEEEALDEFLRLTHFADSKPLIAKISSCVRTGNSSWPKIYLYDTSNGKKLDIGLELVSKVYAGEVPEDVKEDGTVPDVLKDMATETDASLASILTETKXSPEEIAHTLSCLSLSEETI